One window from the genome of Bufo bufo chromosome 4, aBufBuf1.1, whole genome shotgun sequence encodes:
- the LOC120999545 gene encoding oocyte zinc finger protein XlCOF7.1-like isoform X1, which produces MAESIINLTLEILLRLTGEDYTVVKKTSSERCQAPVSEGRGGILSPISRPTPHIPIHERVNIEKILELTNKIIELLTGEVPIRCQDVAVYFSMEESEYLEGHKDLYKNVTMEDHYLPVKEERTTPERCPSQLLPQDNNVPQYDQLLINIKAEDTSVRGDEQIIEDIPTDNHPVDCTRSSEEHLISSDFKADDCGVTEDTHEEHAIIQDVPLDFKSKDLSSDPLDGFRSSDSSQTVKQSFVHQRTDTGEMSFLCSECGKHLNHESHIVIYQNIRTGERTYPCSECGKCFKRKSLLVKHHKIHTGVKPYSCSECEKCFIRKSHLVLHERIHTGEKPYSCSECGKCFSDKSHLVVHQRIHTGEKPYTCLECGKCFNQKSSLATHQRIHTGEKPYSCSECGNSFTQKVLLVTHQRIHKVKKSF; this is translated from the exons ATGgcagagagtataataaatctcaccctagagatcctcctccggcttactggagag gattacacagtagtgaagaagacctctagtgagcgaTGTCAGGCCCCGGTATCTGAAGGACGGGGAGGAATCCTGAGCCCGATATCCAGGCCGACACCTCACATCCCGATACATGAGAGAGTCAACATTgagaagatcctagagctcaccaACAAGattattgagctgctgactggagag gttcctataaggtgtcaggatgtcgccgtctatttctccatggaggagtctgagtatttagaaggacacaaagatctgtacaagaaCGTCACGATGGAGGATCATTATctaccag TTAAAGAAGAGAGAACAACGCCGGAGAGATGTCCTAGTCAACTGCTTCCACAGGATAATAATGTTCCGCAgtatgatcag CTTTTGATCAATATTAAGGCTGAAGATACATCTGTGAGGGGCGATGAGCAGATCATAGAGGACATTCCCACCGATAACCAcccag TTGACTGTACCAGGAGCTCAGAGGAACATCTAATATCTTCAGATTTTAAAGCAGATGATTGTGGTGTCACAGAAGATACACATGAAGAGCATGCCATTATACAAGATGTACCCTTGGACTTTAAAAGCAAAGATCTATCATCTGATCCTTTGGATGGTTTccgatcttctgattcatcacagactgttAAGCAAAGTTTTGTACATCAAAGAACTGACACAGGGGAGATGTCTTTTttatgctcagaatgtggaaagCATCTTAACCACGAATCACATATTGTTATATATCAGAACATTCGCACAGGGGAGAGGAcatatccatgttcagaatgtggaaagtgttttaaACGTAAATCCCTTCTTGTTAAACATCATAAAATTCACACAGGGgtgaagccatattcatgctcagaatgtgagaaatgttttatccgtaaatcacatcttgttctacatgagagaattcacacaggtgagaagccatattcatgttcagaatgtgggaaatgttttagtgataaatcacatcttgtcgtacatcagagaattcacacaggggagaagccatatacttgtttagaatgtgggaaatgttttaaccagaaatcaTCTCTGGCTACACATCAGaggattcacacaggggagaagccgtattcatgttcagaatgtgggaactcATTCACACAGAAAGTacttcttgttacacatcagagaattcacaaagTGAAGAAGTCATTttaa
- the LOC120999545 gene encoding oocyte zinc finger protein XlCOF7.1-like isoform X2 — MAESIINLTLEILLRLTGEDYTVVKKTSSERCQAPVSEGRGGILSPISRPTPHIPIHERVNIEKILELTNKIIELLTGEESEYLEGHKDLYKNVTMEDHYLPVKEERTTPERCPSQLLPQDNNVPQYDQLLINIKAEDTSVRGDEQIIEDIPTDNHPVDCTRSSEEHLISSDFKADDCGVTEDTHEEHAIIQDVPLDFKSKDLSSDPLDGFRSSDSSQTVKQSFVHQRTDTGEMSFLCSECGKHLNHESHIVIYQNIRTGERTYPCSECGKCFKRKSLLVKHHKIHTGVKPYSCSECEKCFIRKSHLVLHERIHTGEKPYSCSECGKCFSDKSHLVVHQRIHTGEKPYTCLECGKCFNQKSSLATHQRIHTGEKPYSCSECGNSFTQKVLLVTHQRIHKVKKSF, encoded by the exons ATGgcagagagtataataaatctcaccctagagatcctcctccggcttactggagag gattacacagtagtgaagaagacctctagtgagcgaTGTCAGGCCCCGGTATCTGAAGGACGGGGAGGAATCCTGAGCCCGATATCCAGGCCGACACCTCACATCCCGATACATGAGAGAGTCAACATTgagaagatcctagagctcaccaACAAGattattgagctgctgactggagag gagtctgagtatttagaaggacacaaagatctgtacaagaaCGTCACGATGGAGGATCATTATctaccag TTAAAGAAGAGAGAACAACGCCGGAGAGATGTCCTAGTCAACTGCTTCCACAGGATAATAATGTTCCGCAgtatgatcag CTTTTGATCAATATTAAGGCTGAAGATACATCTGTGAGGGGCGATGAGCAGATCATAGAGGACATTCCCACCGATAACCAcccag TTGACTGTACCAGGAGCTCAGAGGAACATCTAATATCTTCAGATTTTAAAGCAGATGATTGTGGTGTCACAGAAGATACACATGAAGAGCATGCCATTATACAAGATGTACCCTTGGACTTTAAAAGCAAAGATCTATCATCTGATCCTTTGGATGGTTTccgatcttctgattcatcacagactgttAAGCAAAGTTTTGTACATCAAAGAACTGACACAGGGGAGATGTCTTTTttatgctcagaatgtggaaagCATCTTAACCACGAATCACATATTGTTATATATCAGAACATTCGCACAGGGGAGAGGAcatatccatgttcagaatgtggaaagtgttttaaACGTAAATCCCTTCTTGTTAAACATCATAAAATTCACACAGGGgtgaagccatattcatgctcagaatgtgagaaatgttttatccgtaaatcacatcttgttctacatgagagaattcacacaggtgagaagccatattcatgttcagaatgtgggaaatgttttagtgataaatcacatcttgtcgtacatcagagaattcacacaggggagaagccatatacttgtttagaatgtgggaaatgttttaaccagaaatcaTCTCTGGCTACACATCAGaggattcacacaggggagaagccgtattcatgttcagaatgtgggaactcATTCACACAGAAAGTacttcttgttacacatcagagaattcacaaagTGAAGAAGTCATTttaa